From Aricia agestis chromosome 11, ilAriAges1.1, whole genome shotgun sequence, a single genomic window includes:
- the LOC121731501 gene encoding protein ALP1-like has product MASVETTLLTLALVLLLKSKKRKKKRIYWIDPFTSEKRLGGHYHTTFKKLLVHRRWKKFYNCYRMSYSSFQELLSILKPELTRQNTAMRSCISAEERLLITLRYLATGCYFSDIHYDFKCGQTTAGIIVRETVKIIWDKLKNICMPEPTEESHLKTAEGFMKYANFPNLLGAIDGKHIRVIKPQHSGSEYFNYKKYFSIVLLAICDANYRFIDIDVGCYGKAADSTIHEFSEWTKKIRQGNYNIPNARPISNNGVPIPFTFVGDEGFALSQHLQRPYAGKILPRQKRIYNYRLTRARRYIECTFGILSNKFKIFNRPLNVSVDFSVAIVKACCVLHNFIRERDGYNFHNSLSVAGFEDPPEDASLISIGARLSQGQLSGTMIRNMYADYFISDEGAVPWQDSKI; this is encoded by the exons ATGGCGTCGGTTGAGACAACACTGCTTACGTTGGCTTTAGTACttcttttaaaaagtaaaaaacgtaaaaaaaagcGAATTTATTGGATAGACCCATTTACGAGTGAAAAAAGATTGGGTGGTCATTATCAtacaacttttaaaaaattgttagtaCATAGAAGATGGAAGAAATTTTATAATTGTTATCGAATGTCATATTCGTCATTCCAAGAACTTCTTTCGATTCTAAAACCTGAGTTAACTCGTCAAAATACAGCAATGAGATCATGTATATCGGCAGAAGAACGTTTGCTCATCACATTGAG GTATTTAGCTACGGGTTGCTATTTCTCAGATATTCACTATGACTTTAAGTGTGGACAAACGACGGCAGGCATTATAGTCCGTGAAACAGTGAAAATAATATgggataaattaaaaaacatctGTATGCCAGAACCAACCGAAGAATCACATCTAAAAACTGCTGAAGGATTTATGAAATACGCAAATTTTCCCAACCTACTTGGGGCTATCGATGGGAAACATATTAGAGTTATAAAACCTCAACATAGTGGATCagagtattttaattataaaaaatatttttccatcgTATTGCTTGCAATATGTGACGCAAATTACAGATTTATCGATATAGATGTTGGATGCTATGGAAAAGCTGCAGACTCAACAATACATGAATTTAGTGAATGGACCAAAAAGATAAGGCAaggaaattataatataccaaATGCGAGACCAATATCTAATAATGGGGTACCAATACCATTTACGTTTGTTGGAGATGAAGGCTTTGCATTATCTCAACATTTACAGAGACCATATGCTGGAAAAATCTTGCCACGGcagaaaagaatatataattacCGCTTGACACGTGCCAGACGATACATTGAATGTACATTTGGTATATTAAGCaacaaatttaaaatctttaatcGGCCACTGAACGTTAGCGTGGACTTCAGTGTGGCTATTGTGAAAGCCTGTTGTGTACTGCATAATTTCATACGTGAACGTGACggttataattttcataattcttTGAGTGTAGCTGGTTTTGAAGATCCTCCTGAAGATGCAAGTTTGATTTCGATTGGTGCAAGACTGTCACAGGGACAACTAAGCGGAACTATGATACGAAATATGTACGCTGACTATTTTATTAGTGATGAAGGTGCAGTACCATGGCAAGATTCTAAAATTTAG
- the LOC121731502 gene encoding uncharacterized protein LOC121731502 has protein sequence MEPFDTDRFITEINNRPATWNSLLPEYSNKVLKRNAWDELCHIFYDNFNEKTSKEKNLAVIELQRKWKSIKDAYKRDKAKNNNCSSGSGAKPRRPYIYSNLLTFLDPLYEIRSPSQNDDAALRNNQDCDFQKPHSPKKSKKTPKHEDPQDKLYEALTANLKQSKEANNTILSENPDKLFLVSLAKDFSAIKEEFKLEAKADMINLIRKYKNMGQSSRTLNENRYQGAFQYEHQYGYQSGYQSGSGYQSEFQPQYPSNQSAPRNESVSSLQNLDSNESVTNDSDIISDMYDDIE, from the exons ATGGAACCCTTCGACACCGACCGCTTTATAACAGAAATAAACAATCGTCCAGCTACATGGAATTCACTACTGCCCGAATATTCAAACAAAGTGTTAAAAAGAAATGCTTGGGATGAATTGTGCCACATTTTTTATGACAATTTCAATGAAAAAACCAGTAAGGAAAAAAACCTGGCAG TCATTGAACTTCAAAGAAAATGGAAGAGTATTAAGGACGCTTATAAAAGAGACAAAGCGAAGAACAATAACTGTTCCAGTGGATCTGGAGCTAAACCTAGAAGACCCTACATATATTCCAATTTGCTAACTTTTTTAGACCCGCTTTACGAAATAAGATCTCCAAGTCAAAATGATGATGCAGCTCTGCGGAATAACCAAGACTGTGATTTTCAAAAACCACATTCACCAAAGAAGTCTAAAAAGACTCCAAAACATGAAGACCCACAAGACAAATTGTATGAAGCACTGACAGCAAATCTCAAACAGTCTAAGGAagcaaataatacaattttatctGAAAATCCCGACAAACTGTTCTTAGTTTCGTTGGCTAAAGATTTTTCTGCTATCAAAGAGGAATTTAAGTTAGAGGCCAAAGCTGATATGATAAATTTAAttcgtaaatataaaaatatgggaCAGTCATCGAGGACATTAAATGAAAATAGATACCAAGGTGCATTTCAATATGAACATCAGTATGGATACCAGTCTGGATATCAGTCTGGATCTGGATATCAGTCTGAATTTCAGCCACAATATCCAAGTAATCAATCAGCGCCAAGAAATGAATCTGTCAGTTCACTCCAAAATTTGGATAGCAATGAATCGGTTACAAATGACTCCGACATCATATCTGACATGTATGATGATATTGAATAA